The region GATTGAACCCACGGAGTTAACTCTTGGCTGAGAGCAGGATTGCATCTTGGCTCAATTAGCGGCAGAAAGTTAGGTTCTATGCAATCCGTCGCCTTGGTGTTTTTTCTTTTGGGCCTGCTTTTCACTGGGGTGTTAGGCACTGAGACGCGGCTGCTTTTTTTCTGGCCAGGGGCTGCTTTGCTGGGGCTGGCTGGGCTAGTGGCAACCCTGCGTTGGCGCTTGCGGGTGCTCTTTCCACCAAGTGATATTTGTCTGGCAACAAGTGTTTTATTCACGGGCTATGTAGCGAGCCGGGCTTGGTTATCGCCAGTGGCTGCCTATGCGCGGGAGGACTTGTTTATTCTGGCGGGAGCATGGGTGGTTTATATGCTCACGGTCACAGCCGCCAGTCATCCGCGCTGGCGGGTCGCTATTTTTGCGGTGTTGCTCACTTTGGTGCTTGGGAACTTGGTCGTGGGCTTTATCCACCTTTCAGGAAATTGGCAGTTTCATGTGGTGCCGTTTTTTCTGCGGTCGGCCACGGAGGGCCGGATTGGCGGTTTCTTTGCAAATCCAAATCACCTCGGCGCTTTCTTTTCGATGGTGCTTTTTTTAGCGGCTGGGTTTCTCTGCTTTGGTCGAGGGGGAGCGGCTTTAAAAATGTGCCTTGGGTTTCTGATCATTTCGATGATGATCGGTGTAGCTCTGACAGCTAGCCGTGGAGCTCTGACGGGCTTGGCTATAGGGGCCGCTCTATTTTCACTGCTGGCTCTGGGGATCGTCTGGCAGACGCAACGTCATTTGTTCTGGAGTTTGTTAGGTGGTGGGTTGGTTGTAAGTGTTTTAGGAGGAGCTGTTTTATGGAAGGTGAACGAAGAGTATCTGCGAGGACGTGAGATCACCAGCCCCATGGCAAATGATGTGCGGTTGGAAATCTGGCAGGCGGCTTTGGCACAGCATGCGCAATCCCCCTGGGTGGGCGCGGGCAGTCGAATGTTTTATGATGGCAGTGTGCAATATCGTTCTGAGAAGCTGCCCGCGTATGCAGGGGAGGCGCTTTTTGCCCACAATGAATACCTTCAAATGTTGGCCGACTATGGCTGGGTTGGTCTTGTTCTTCTCGTACTGGTGATCATGGCTCACGCCTGGAATGGCTTGGCATTTATCGGTTGGTTTACCCGTCATCGTTTCCTTCAAACGGGGCGCCTGATGAGCAATCACCTAGCTTTTTGTTTAGGTGCTCTGGCTGCGCTGACGGCGATGCTCGTGCATGCGATTTTTGAATTTCAATTTCATGTTGCAGCCCCCACGCTCACGGCGGCATTGCTTTTGGGATTGTTGGCCAATCCTGGATTTGAAGGGAGTGAACGTCGTTCTTTGCGGTTACCGCCTGTTCGGCTGATGACAAAGATCCTGTTAGGGCTAGCATCTGTTCTGTTAATCACAGGCCCTTGGTTTTATGGCTTGAGTGATTATCACGTCGCGAAAGCCCAAATAGCGGAGGCACAGAAGGATGCCTTTGAGCAATCCCAGGAGCTCAATGCAGCGGTGGATAAAGACCCCATGAATCCAGAGGCTCGCTATCTGCGGGGGCTATCTTTATTGGGCAAACTGCGTGCTGATCAGCGAACGCCCAATCACCCAGTTCTAAAACGTGCTACCGAAGATCTGGCGCAGGCAGTGAAGCTGAATCCACACCACTACCTATATGCTCTAGCTTTGGCTGATGCCTATGATGCACAGAGCCGTCATCAAGAAGCCTTAGAACAACTGCATCGAGCATTAATCTTGGCTCCTTTGCATGAAGAATCCCGCATGGCGTTGGCGGTGCATTGGCATCGTTTAGGCCAGTTTGAAAAGGCCGAGGCCGCTTATCTCTGGGCTGGTGAGGCTAAAGCGATGAATGAAGAAGGCTCAAGCCGTTGGATTGATAATTATCGCCTGCTTCTCCAGCATGTGGCTTTGATTCGGCAATCTCCTCCCAGTAATTAATGAAGCTTAACTTCAAAGTTAGTTTGAAGCGCCTTTTGTTAGGTTTGGTCTTCATCTTGTTCCTTATCATGGGCCTCATTTTCGCCAGCGATCAGTGGGTGAGGTATGAAGGTGAGGGGAGGTGCTATGATGATGTGGCCAAATTGCCTGCTGCGGAAGTTGTTCTGGTTTTAGGGTGCTCCCCCAGGATTGCTGGCCAGGAAAATTTGTTTTATCGCTATCGTATTGAAGCGGCTATTGAGCTCTACAAGGCAGATAAAGTGAAAGCGTTTATCGTCAGTGGGGACAATGGCACTCATCAATACGACGAACCCACAGCGATGAAGGAATCTCTCATCGCGGGAGGTGTGCCAGAGCATGACATTTACTGTGACTATGCAGGATTTCGCACTCTCGACTCAGTGGTGCGAGCCAAAGCCATTTTCGACCAGAAAAAGTTCATAGTGGTTTCTCAACGCTTTCATAATGAACGAGCCGTCTTTTTGGCGCTCCATCACGACCTGGATGCCGTGGGATTCAATGCCAAAGATGTTTCTCGCTCTGTAGGTTTGATGACTCACCTGCGCGAGTATCTGGCCCGTGTGAATGCTGTGCTGGATGTCACTTTGTTGCAAACGGAACCAAAGTTCTACGGGCCGAAGGTGAGTATCTCCCGATAAAAAGTGAGCTTACTTTTTCTTCGCTCTCTGGGTTTCAAAGGTCCAGGCTTTATCTGGATTCATGCGGGCTAGATCTTCGGCCGTGGGTTGCCCGCCGAACTGTTTCCAGTATTCCTCAGCAAAGGGATTCAGCTTTGGACCTTTGGCTGTTTCATTGAGATCAATCTGGCCTTTGAGAGAGTCCCACCATTGGTCGTAACTGGCCAGCATCGAGTTGACGATCTCAGGTTTCTCTGCTGCAAGGTTGCGTGTTTGAGAGGGATCTGCCCGGAGGTCAAAAAGCTGCCAACCTGCGGTAGGGGTTTCCGCTTTAGGGCGTTGTGGACGTGGGCCTTCGCTGACGAGCTGATACTGCGGAGTACGAATGCTGGCGTTGCGGTTTTTGGCCGCATGATAGTCCGTTCCTTTCTGCCAGCGGCCCACATGGCTAAAGAGGGTGCGCTCAGGCCACTCGGCTTTTGGATTTTCCAGCAAAGGTAGCAGGTTACGCCCTTCCGCCTGCATTTCAGTTGTTGGATTCAGGCTGGCTCCAGCAAGGCTGGCCCAGGTGCGAAAGACATCCACATGAGCCGTGAGTGCCGTGCATTCAGCCTCTTGGATCTTGCCCGGCCAGCGCCAAAAGGACATGGCGCGAGTGCCACCACGCCAGGGGGTGCCTTTCGCGCCTCTCATGTCCGCATTGTAAACTTTGACACCGGCAGTGCCGCCGTTGTCATTCATGAAAACGACCAATGTATTTTGGGCGATGCCCCACTCATCCAACTTAGCGATGAGACGACCGACGTTTTCATCAATGTTATGAATCATGCCAAAAAAACTCGCCGCGTCATCATCAGGCACCTTGCCAGCGTAGAGGGCTTTGTCTTCGGGGCGCGCGATGTAGGGGCTGTGAGGCGCATTGGTGGCGATGTGGCAGTAGAACGGCTGCTTGCCTTTGACACTCGCCATCCATTGCGAAGCTTGAGCGAAAAAGACATCGGTGCAGTAGCCTTTGGTTTTGACGAACTTATCGTTATGCAAAATAGCGGGGTCAAAGTAGGTGTTGCCAGGGGCATCCCCACAGCTGCCAGGGTAACTCTGGCCGATACCACCGCCGCCATGGATGAACTGTTCATCAAAACCACGGGCACGAGGGCGGTATTCAGGTTCATCCCCCAGGTGCCATTTGCCGAAAATGCCGGTGGTGTAGCCGGCCGTTTTTAGAACTTGAGCAATGGTGGTCGCCTTGGGGTCTAGACGTTCCCTCTCCAGGATGGTGTGAGTGATGCCATTTCTAAACTCATGCCGACCTGTCAGGAGTGCGCTGCGAGTGGGGGCGCAGGTAGGGCTAACGATGAAATCTGAAAAACGCACACTTTCACTGCGCAGTTGATCCAGGTGGGGTGTTTTAAGGATGGGGTTACCGTGCGCTGAGAGGTCCCCATAGCCTTGGTCGTCGGTGAGGATGAAGACAATGTTAGGTCGTGTTCCCGCCAGATCGGCAAAGACCAGGGAGCTTAAGCTAAGGAGGCAAAAGAGAATGCAGCGGATCATGACATCCGCTGAAACGATACGACGATCACAAAGATTGCGCGAAAGTGCCGACCTAGCTCAGTCTTCCCAGACCTTGAGGAGTTCCACCTCGAAGATCAGGGTTTCATTCGGGGCGATTTCGATGCCAGAACCTTTGCTGCCATAGCCGAGTTTTGGAGGAACGAAGAAGCGAAATTTCGCACCTTCTTTCATGAACTGCACCCCTTCTTTCCAGCCCTTGATGACACGTTTCAGTGGGAACTCGGCAGGTTCATCGCGGCGGTAAGAACTGTCAAATTCTGCCCCATTGATGAGGGTGCCGCGGTAATGGACGACCACGGTATCTTTGAGAGTCGGGCTTTTCCCGGTGCCTTCTTGAAGAACCAAATATTGCAGCCCGCTGGCAGTCGTGATGACTCCAGGTTGAGTGGCATTTTCTGCGAGGAATGCTTTGCCGAGTTCGAGAGGGGAATGGCCTGACATAGAGAAATAAAAGCGGCCTGACTGGTTTGGGCATCAGGCGTAGAGACCTCCTTTCATGCCGCGAATCTGGAAAGATTCAATGCATCCATTTTAAGTCGCTTTAAATTTGCGTGCAAACTTTGCTCCATGCTCGAATTCCACACTTTCATTACTTGGGCCCTGATCGGGTTAATCTGGCATGTCCAGATCGTCCAGTATCCTTTGTTTCTAGACGTGGGGCGTGAGGCATTCAGTCGTTACCACTGCGGGCATTGCTTGCGCATTGCCTTCGTGGTAGTCCCTTTGATGCTGTTGGAGGTGGCCTCAGCGATAGGGGTGCTTTGGCTGGGGGAGAGGGCTTCGCTTTTTCTGTTCAGCCTGCCGTGGATTGCAATGGTGTGGTTGGCCACTTTTTTGATTCAGGTGCCGATTCACGATCAACTCACGGAGTTCGGTTGGTCTGAATCCGTGATCCAAAAACTTGTCCGCACAAACTGGCTTCGCACTGTTGCCTGGACTGTGCGTGGTTTGCTCTTGGCCTGGATTTTCATCGGATAAAAAAGCCCGATTGCGAGGACGCAATCGGGCTTGGATTTTTGGGTTCTAAAATGGTTGGAATTTACCGAGCAATCCACTGGACACCGTCCAAAACCACATAGCCATCGGTGCCTGCGGTTGTGACATTGACTTCCGCCTCAGCATTAAAATCAAAGGTTCCTAAAGACATACCCAGCCCATCGAAGGCTCCGTCTTTTTTCTCGTTCACGGTGACCTTGGTTTCACCGGCGGCGTGCTTCACTGTAACAGGAACATTGCTTGCACGGTTGTTGTTAGGCGCGTAGGCGAAGATTACTTCATAGCGTCCGGCCTTTGGCAGCTTGGCACGGAAGGAGGCGGTGTTTTCGCCTTTGGTGCTGTTGCCATCGTGGCTGTAGCCATTGCCAATGAATTTCTTGGCTGCGCCACTTTCCTGCCAGTGACCCATTTTAATGGCTTGTTCATCATCCACGACGACGCCCTTCATACCCTGAGGATCAAGGCCGCGAGCGCTTTTAGGGGCAGTGTATTCGAGAATTTGGCCATCCTTGAGCAACTGCTCCCGCAGTTTGGCATAGGGCACTTTTTGGACAGGTAGGTCTCCGTCAATGGCTAGCACAGCAGCGCTGGCGGCGGACTGACCCAGAATCATAAACACAGGCTCCATGCGGATGGAGCCATAGGCGATGTGGCTGGCGGACATGGCCACTGGCACGAGGAGATTGGATCCCTGACCTTCTTTCGGCACCAAGGAGCCGTAAGCGATCTCGTAGGGGCCATTGGTGCTCACACCGATGTCACCTTCGTTCTGCACGTAGCCTTCAGCGGTGATGTGGCGCTGAACATTGTGGCTATCAATGGTGTAGCTCCCCATGCCGACAGATTCAGGAGTGGGCTTCAACTTGCGCAGCTCGTTTTCGGTCATCACAAAGTGGCCGATCATGCGGCGGGCTTCACGGATGTAGAGCTGGTGGGACCAGTTGCCATTATCCGTGAACTCATCTTTGGGTAGGCCCCAGGTATTCAGTTCCTTTTGCAATTCTTTTGGCACTCGAGGATCATTGGCGACAAACCAAAGCAGACCTTGCTGATACGTGCGGTGCTCAGCGATGATCTCACGGCGGCGCTCGTAGTTGGCCTCAGGATAGTCATAGTTGTAACCGATGTTATCAAAGCTGAAGGGGCCGTGGTTATTTGTATCTGTCTTGTGGTTAGGGATGGGATCAAACTTTTCAAAGAACTCCCCCCAGCCGGTGTTTAGCACGCGCAGGAGCAGTTCATACTGGTTGGCATCATAGCCTTCGGGTTTGGGGAAGGGGATGCGGTTGGCTGGATCATTGGTATAACAGGCACGGAAGCAGTAAGCTTGCACGCGTTTATCACCCTCGCCTTTGACGCCTGGAGCCTCCGTGCTGATGCGGGCCAATACTCCGCTTTTGGGATCACCAGGGATTTTATACGGGCTGATGGGTTCCTTCACCGCGCCGAAGTGGTGGCGGTGATGCAGAACGCCCACCTGGATGCCATTGTGTTCTTCACCATAGACGCTGTTAGCCTCGCGACCTACGTGGTAGTCAGCGCCTGCTGCGGCCATGAGGTCGCCCTCATAGGTGGTATCTATGAACATCTTGCCTGCATAGGTATTGCCATCCAGCGTGGTAATGGAGACGATCTTGTCGCCTTCCTTTTTCACGCCTTTGGCGCGGTCCAGCCAGGCATCGCGCACGACCGTTATGTTTTGTTCTTTGATCCAGGCTTCAAAGATCTTTTCCGCCGCGCTCGGTTCAAAGATCCACATCGTGCGGTTCTCGCCATCCATGGCCGGGGTGCCCTGGCCTTTATTGCCATACTCGCTTTTCTTCTGCTGCACCCAGGATTCGTCCTTCTGATAGTGCATGTAAATGCGATGATAAAACTCGCGGGAAAGGCCACCGATGACCGCCTTGTTACCCGTATCAGTGAAACCCAGGCCCCCACTGCTGAGGCCGCCGAGATGTTTGTCTGGGCTGACGATGATGACGGATTTGCCCATCTTTTTCACCTGCACAGCTGAGGTGATGGCGGCGCAAGTGCCGCCGTAGATCACGACATCGTGCTCCGAGGTAGCCGCTTGGGCAGCGAGATGGAGGGACAAAAGGGCGAAGAGGCAGGTTGGGACTCTCATGAGGGGTGTAATCGGCCAGAAGCAGCCGCTTTGTCAACCTTACGGGATACTTTGCCGTCAGCCTTTCGTAGGCTTTAGAAAAAAGGAGAAGAAAGCCTTTAGCAGCACGATGAAAATGAAGGTTTCAAACGCATACACGGCCCACATGGGCGTGGTTGGAGCTGACTTGGCAGGCGGTGTCTGGAAAATCTCCTCAGCCCCAAAGCCTGTGTCATAGAGATAGTCAGGCTCTGTCTGGCTAAACGGCACCTGCATGCGCAAATCTCCCTGCTCGTAGGTGGCCTGGATCGTCGCCAATTCACCCCACTGGGGAAAGCCCGTGAATTCCATCCAGACGTTGGCGATGATTTCAGGCCAGGGCAAAATAAACGTCACATCCACAGCCCGTTCGACCTCACGCACATCTACGCTTTCTGCCGAGGGCCAGAGCGGTTCAAGCTGGGCGATGCCTCCTAGCTTGGCCGTTTTTTCATTGAGCCGTAGCAGCAGATGGTCGCGAAGAAAAAGTGTGAGTTCGGGTTTCGCAGCCTCCAGTTCCGAAGCTGTTAGACGAAGATCCTCATCCGTATCCAGCTTCACCATTTTCCCGAGCATGAACAGATTTAAAGTGAAGCGGAACTCTAACTTATTCTTCTCCACCTTCACCTTTAGAGGTGTGACATCGGCAGGATGGGCCTGCGATGTCAGGGGTAGGCATAAAACGAGCAGAGGCAAAAGCCACTTCATGGGGGCATCTTGGGACATTCCACTCCGAAATGAAAGGCCCGTGATCACCCTTTCGTTGATCCTTGCATCTTTATGCGCCTTGTCACCACGCTGTTTCTTTTGTCTCTCACCACCGCCCTGGCTGACTGGCCTCAATGGCGGGGTCCTTCCCGCGATGGTGTTTCTACCGATACCACGCCGATTGCGGAAACCTTCCCCGAAGCTGGCCTGACCAAAGTGTGGGAAAGTGACTTCATTCCTAGCGATCACCTCGGCGGTCACGGGAGTCCCGTCATTGCTGGGGAGCAGGCCTTTATTTCCGTGGTCTGGCATGACAAGGTGTCTTCCGAGAAGCGTGAGATTGATAGTGAGGTCATGCAGCAGATGAACTACCGCGGTGTCTCGCCTGAACTGATGAAGAAAATGGAAGCGGATCGCCTTTCCATGCCTGCCATGCGTGGCTCCAAACTGGACGAATGGCTGATAGCTTGGCGCAAGGAAAACCTCACGCCTAAAGAAGACGTGAGTCTAGGGAAATGGGCCGAGTCACGCTTCAAGGCCGGGAAGAGCGCGCTCCCTTTGGAAGAACTAAGCCGGGTGGCTAAGCGTGAAGGAAAACCTTTCTCCGATGTGGATGAACTCAAGCAGTGGATGGAAGACGAAAAATTCTCTCAAGCTGTCAAAGACAAGCTGATGACTGCTGTGCCAAATACGATCAAGGTGGCAAAGGACGTGGTTGTCTTCCTGGACTTGAACACAGGCAAGCAAGTTTGGAAGTTTGAGGTGGAGGGAAAGCCCACCGGACGCAGCTCCAGCAGCACCGCAGCTGTGGTTGATGAAAAAGTGTATGCCGCAGGTAGCACGCATCTTTATTGCCTGAACCAAAAGGATGGCCAAATGATCTGGAAAGCTGCGCTGCCAGCGGGTGGACCTGCCGCGTCTCCGTTAGTCATCGGCGACAGTGTTTACATGGCCGCAGGGCGTGCCCAGGCCTTTTCCACAAAAGATGGCCAACTGCTGTGGGAGCAAAAGGAAGCTAAAGGTAATACAGGCAGCCCTACGCTGTGGACACCAACTTCAGGGGCGCCTGTGCTGCTGATCGTCGGGGCCAATGCGGTGTATGGTCTTTCACCAGCGGATGGCAAGGTTCTGTGGACGGCGGAAGGCGGTGGCCAGTCCACTCCAGTGACACAGGGAGATTGGCTGGTCGTTTACAGTGGTGCCAAGGATGTGGGATTGCGCGCTTACCAATACGTGAAGGATGCTGCGCCCAAGGCGGTGTGGTCGCACTTTTGGGTAACGATGCGATACAGCGGTAGCCCCATCATCCATGAAAATCACGTGTACCTCACCTGCGGGGGGAAGCACCAGTGTGTGGAGCTGGCCACTGGCAAAGTGACATGGCTGGAAAACGAAGTGAACAGCACTATTACCTCACCCATCATAGCGGATGGCAAACTCCTCGTTTATGAAAATAACGGCACGCATTTACGCATCGTCAAAGCTCAACCTGGTGCCTACCAACAGCTAGCCCGGGCGAAAGTGGAGGGGATGGGCTGCTCTTCCCCCGCCCTGAGTCATGGCAAGCTTATTGTTAGGCAACGCGAGAAGTTGGTTTGCTTTGATCTACGCCCCCAGAAATGAAAGTGAACCACTCAAGAGCTGAAGAGATGTGGGAAAAAAGAACTCAAAAATTGTCTCGTTCGTGGTTGGGCCTGTATGCTTTTTTTGCGTTTATTTCCCTGGGATGGGCGGATGAAAAAGCGCCAAATTCATTGACCTTGCTTGTCGCTGAGCGTTTGTCTTGGATGGATGAAGTGGCAGAGGTGAAGCGTGCCAAAGCTGCACCTATTTCGGATCCAGTGCGTGAGGAGGTGCTACTTCAGGCGATGGAAAAGCAGGGGAAGGAGGCTGGCCTACCACCGGAGCGTGTGCGGCAGTTCTTTGCCTGCCAGATCCTGGCCGCCAAGGCCTTTCAGGAGGACTGGCTGTCACGCCCCAAGCCTGAATCCTGGAGGGACCGACCCTTGCCAGATCTGACCACGGAAGTGCGGCCGCGTTTGGATGACATCGGCCATAGAATGATCGCTGCACTCGTTCACAGTCGACAGTCTGGGGATGCAGGCCTCATTGTTCGTCACACCCGTGATGCGTTGCAGCAGCAGGGGTATGCGGAGGTCGTCATTGACTACGTCATTCAAGGGGTGAAAGCAGGCCTCTCCCCCTAACAAAAAATGCCGGACAAGGAGATTCCTCGTCCGGCATTGTGTGGAAGGTTCTTTTAGAACGTGTGAATGAAGAGGCCTGAGCGAAGCTTCGGCTCAAACCACGTGCTCTTTGGCGGCATGATCTGGGTGGCGTCGGAGATCGCCATGAGCTGATCCACCGTCACAGGATACATGCTGAAGGCCACAGCGTGGTCCCCACCATCCACCAGTTTTTCCAATTCAGCTGTGCCGCGGATCCCGCCGATGAAGTCAATGCGCTTGCTGGTACGCGGGTCATCAATGCCGAGGAGAGGTTTTAGAAGATTGTCTTGCAGGATGCTGACATCCAATTGGTCAATCGGGCTAGCCTCCGCATCCGCCTTCCATTCCAAGTCATACCACTGGCCTGCTAGATACATGCTGGCATGTCCAGGCTTGGTCGGGGATTTGACATCGGTTTTAGAGACTTTGAAAATCTTACCCACTTGAGCTAAAAAGCTGTCGTGATCATGACCATTCAGGTCTTTCACGGCGCGATTGTAGGGCAGGATGTTCAGCTCATTTCCCGGGAACAGCACGCAGAGGAACCAGTTATAATCTTCCGTCCCATTGTGTTCAGGGTTGGAGGCCTTGCGCTGCTTGCTTACGCGGAAAGCGCTCGCGGCGCGATGGTGGCCATCTGCCACATAAGCGGCGGGGACTTGATGCGAAAACAGCTTCTCAATGTCTGCCGATGTGCCCACGGGCAGACGCCAGACTTGATGACGTACACCATCTGGTGCGGTGAAATCATGCACAGGATCATTGCTGAGACGGAAATCATTGACGATCATGTCAATCGCTGGGACACCGCGATAGGTCAGGAAGATAGGCCCCGTATTGGCACTCAATGAGTCCACAAGGCGGGTTCGGTCATCTTCTTTATCCTGGCGGGTCTTCTCGTGCTTTTTGATGACGTCGTTTTCGTAATCTTCAGTGTGGCAGACGCCGACGAGTCCGGTCTGGCTGTGCTCGCCGATGGTCTGACGATACAGATAAAGGCTGGGAGCCGTTTCCCGTACTAAAGCGCCTTCAGCTTGCAGTTTTTCAAAGTTTTCGCGGGCTTTGACATAGACTTCTGGGGAATAGGGATCCACCTCCAGGGGGAGATCAATCTCTGCTCGGTCCACGTGGAGGAGGTTCAGCGGCTTGTCATGAGCGAGGGCATAGGACTCCTCACGATTGACAACATCGTAAGGCACCGCCGCAACATCAGCGGCGTGTTCTGGGGCTGGTACGAGACCTTGGAATGAACGAAAGCGCATGGGACGGGCACCCTTGGCGGGGTGAGGGGAGGCGTCAAGCGACGCCGTGGACGTTTTGAGCTTTCGGAAAATGTGTCAATCTGAGGAATGTTTTCTGTAAACGGGTTGGCGGATCATGAATCACTGCTATCCATCAGCCGTCGGCTTGAGGTTGACAATTTGAGGTGCCTCAAGCGCAATGGCGACCCCATGTTTGATGAGATGATCTATTTTGGATGAAGATGAATGGTGATAAAGAACGCCCAATGCTGAAGTTTTTCTGATGAGTCTAGGCCGACATCTCCTTCGCGGTTCCGGTGCCAATTTGCTGGATCACATGGTCAAGATCGTGGTGGTTTTTTACACCGCTCCTTTGATGCTGCAATGCCTGACGGATGATGGCTACGGCTCGTGGCTTTTGGCCATGAATGTCATCAGTTTCTTTCTTCTACTCGACCTTGGCGTCACGCTGGCGAGCACACGGTACTTCGCGATGGCGGTGGGTTCAGGGGATGAATCTCGGGAAGGAGCTGTATTGTCGGTATCGCGACACTTTTTTCAGGTCATCGGTATTTCGATCTTCGTCTGCACGATGG is a window of Prosthecobacter dejongeii DNA encoding:
- a CDS encoding O-antigen ligase family protein, which encodes MQSVALVFFLLGLLFTGVLGTETRLLFFWPGAALLGLAGLVATLRWRLRVLFPPSDICLATSVLFTGYVASRAWLSPVAAYAREDLFILAGAWVVYMLTVTAASHPRWRVAIFAVLLTLVLGNLVVGFIHLSGNWQFHVVPFFLRSATEGRIGGFFANPNHLGAFFSMVLFLAAGFLCFGRGGAALKMCLGFLIISMMIGVALTASRGALTGLAIGAALFSLLALGIVWQTQRHLFWSLLGGGLVVSVLGGAVLWKVNEEYLRGREITSPMANDVRLEIWQAALAQHAQSPWVGAGSRMFYDGSVQYRSEKLPAYAGEALFAHNEYLQMLADYGWVGLVLLVLVIMAHAWNGLAFIGWFTRHRFLQTGRLMSNHLAFCLGALAALTAMLVHAIFEFQFHVAAPTLTAALLLGLLANPGFEGSERRSLRLPPVRLMTKILLGLASVLLITGPWFYGLSDYHVAKAQIAEAQKDAFEQSQELNAAVDKDPMNPEARYLRGLSLLGKLRADQRTPNHPVLKRATEDLAQAVKLNPHHYLYALALADAYDAQSRHQEALEQLHRALILAPLHEESRMALAVHWHRLGQFEKAEAAYLWAGEAKAMNEEGSSRWIDNYRLLLQHVALIRQSPPSN
- a CDS encoding SanA/YdcF family protein; its protein translation is MKLNFKVSLKRLLLGLVFILFLIMGLIFASDQWVRYEGEGRCYDDVAKLPAAEVVLVLGCSPRIAGQENLFYRYRIEAAIELYKADKVKAFIVSGDNGTHQYDEPTAMKESLIAGGVPEHDIYCDYAGFRTLDSVVRAKAIFDQKKFIVVSQRFHNERAVFLALHHDLDAVGFNAKDVSRSVGLMTHLREYLARVNAVLDVTLLQTEPKFYGPKVSISR
- a CDS encoding arylsulfatase, with product MIRCILFCLLSLSSLVFADLAGTRPNIVFILTDDQGYGDLSAHGNPILKTPHLDQLRSESVRFSDFIVSPTCAPTRSALLTGRHEFRNGITHTILERERLDPKATTIAQVLKTAGYTTGIFGKWHLGDEPEYRPRARGFDEQFIHGGGGIGQSYPGSCGDAPGNTYFDPAILHNDKFVKTKGYCTDVFFAQASQWMASVKGKQPFYCHIATNAPHSPYIARPEDKALYAGKVPDDDAASFFGMIHNIDENVGRLIAKLDEWGIAQNTLVVFMNDNGGTAGVKVYNADMRGAKGTPWRGGTRAMSFWRWPGKIQEAECTALTAHVDVFRTWASLAGASLNPTTEMQAEGRNLLPLLENPKAEWPERTLFSHVGRWQKGTDYHAAKNRNASIRTPQYQLVSEGPRPQRPKAETPTAGWQLFDLRADPSQTRNLAAEKPEIVNSMLASYDQWWDSLKGQIDLNETAKGPKLNPFAEEYWKQFGGQPTAEDLARMNPDKAWTFETQRAKKK
- a CDS encoding FKBP-type peptidyl-prolyl cis-trans isomerase; protein product: MSGHSPLELGKAFLAENATQPGVITTASGLQYLVLQEGTGKSPTLKDTVVVHYRGTLINGAEFDSSYRRDEPAEFPLKRVIKGWKEGVQFMKEGAKFRFFVPPKLGYGSKGSGIEIAPNETLIFEVELLKVWED
- a CDS encoding FAD-dependent oxidoreductase; translated protein: MRVPTCLFALLSLHLAAQAATSEHDVVIYGGTCAAITSAVQVKKMGKSVIIVSPDKHLGGLSSGGLGFTDTGNKAVIGGLSREFYHRIYMHYQKDESWVQQKKSEYGNKGQGTPAMDGENRTMWIFEPSAAEKIFEAWIKEQNITVVRDAWLDRAKGVKKEGDKIVSITTLDGNTYAGKMFIDTTYEGDLMAAAGADYHVGREANSVYGEEHNGIQVGVLHHRHHFGAVKEPISPYKIPGDPKSGVLARISTEAPGVKGEGDKRVQAYCFRACYTNDPANRIPFPKPEGYDANQYELLLRVLNTGWGEFFEKFDPIPNHKTDTNNHGPFSFDNIGYNYDYPEANYERRREIIAEHRTYQQGLLWFVANDPRVPKELQKELNTWGLPKDEFTDNGNWSHQLYIREARRMIGHFVMTENELRKLKPTPESVGMGSYTIDSHNVQRHITAEGYVQNEGDIGVSTNGPYEIAYGSLVPKEGQGSNLLVPVAMSASHIAYGSIRMEPVFMILGQSAASAAVLAIDGDLPVQKVPYAKLREQLLKDGQILEYTAPKSARGLDPQGMKGVVVDDEQAIKMGHWQESGAAKKFIGNGYSHDGNSTKGENTASFRAKLPKAGRYEVIFAYAPNNNRASNVPVTVKHAAGETKVTVNEKKDGAFDGLGMSLGTFDFNAEAEVNVTTAGTDGYVVLDGVQWIAR
- a CDS encoding PQQ-binding-like beta-propeller repeat protein encodes the protein MRLVTTLFLLSLTTALADWPQWRGPSRDGVSTDTTPIAETFPEAGLTKVWESDFIPSDHLGGHGSPVIAGEQAFISVVWHDKVSSEKREIDSEVMQQMNYRGVSPELMKKMEADRLSMPAMRGSKLDEWLIAWRKENLTPKEDVSLGKWAESRFKAGKSALPLEELSRVAKREGKPFSDVDELKQWMEDEKFSQAVKDKLMTAVPNTIKVAKDVVVFLDLNTGKQVWKFEVEGKPTGRSSSSTAAVVDEKVYAAGSTHLYCLNQKDGQMIWKAALPAGGPAASPLVIGDSVYMAAGRAQAFSTKDGQLLWEQKEAKGNTGSPTLWTPTSGAPVLLIVGANAVYGLSPADGKVLWTAEGGGQSTPVTQGDWLVVYSGAKDVGLRAYQYVKDAAPKAVWSHFWVTMRYSGSPIIHENHVYLTCGGKHQCVELATGKVTWLENEVNSTITSPIIADGKLLVYENNGTHLRIVKAQPGAYQQLARAKVEGMGCSSPALSHGKLIVRQREKLVCFDLRPQK
- the aroQ gene encoding gamma subclass chorismate mutase AroQ, yielding MTLLVAERLSWMDEVAEVKRAKAAPISDPVREEVLLQAMEKQGKEAGLPPERVRQFFACQILAAKAFQEDWLSRPKPESWRDRPLPDLTTEVRPRLDDIGHRMIAALVHSRQSGDAGLIVRHTRDALQQQGYAEVVIDYVIQGVKAGLSP
- a CDS encoding DUF1015 domain-containing protein, whose translation is MRFRSFQGLVPAPEHAADVAAVPYDVVNREESYALAHDKPLNLLHVDRAEIDLPLEVDPYSPEVYVKARENFEKLQAEGALVRETAPSLYLYRQTIGEHSQTGLVGVCHTEDYENDVIKKHEKTRQDKEDDRTRLVDSLSANTGPIFLTYRGVPAIDMIVNDFRLSNDPVHDFTAPDGVRHQVWRLPVGTSADIEKLFSHQVPAAYVADGHHRAASAFRVSKQRKASNPEHNGTEDYNWFLCVLFPGNELNILPYNRAVKDLNGHDHDSFLAQVGKIFKVSKTDVKSPTKPGHASMYLAGQWYDLEWKADAEASPIDQLDVSILQDNLLKPLLGIDDPRTSKRIDFIGGIRGTAELEKLVDGGDHAVAFSMYPVTVDQLMAISDATQIMPPKSTWFEPKLRSGLFIHTF